A genomic window from Punica granatum isolate Tunisia-2019 chromosome 2, ASM765513v2, whole genome shotgun sequence includes:
- the LOC116193687 gene encoding LOB domain-containing protein 25-like — protein sequence MNAQGRGRGRGQDRGRGRGWGGGRGLGRGRGGGRELGRGRASHHQTCAACRHQRRRCEGDCRLAPYFPLSRYEEYASAHRLFGLGNINKIMNSAAHCERQGAAESILAQGRAWNLDPVHGSTEIIRTLLEEIDRHEKELAVVNQHLEYYRRGGQGELDPSLAGQSSIVCQASPEERGKMKAIDAHQMVNCDYGDPSPSTAGTSKLEL from the exons ATGAACGCGCAGGGAAGGGGCAGGGGTCGGGGCCAAGACCGGGGCCGGGGCCGGGGCTGGGGAGGCGGCCGGGGACTGGGCCGGGGCCGGGGAGGCGGCCGGGAACTGGGCCGTGGCCGGGCCAGCCACCACCAAACATGCGCCGCATGCAGGCACCAGAGGAGACGATGCGAAGGGGACTGTAGGCTGGCACCATACTTCCCATTGTCCCGGTACGAGGAGTACGCAAGTGCCCACAGGCTTTTTGGCCTTGGCAACATCAATAAGATCATGAACTCCGCAGCCCATTGTGAGAGGCAGGGGGCTGCAGAGTCGATATTAGCTCAAGGCCGGGCCTGGAATTTAGATCCAGTGCACGGCTCCACTGAAATCATCAGGACACTCCTCGAAGAGATAGATCGTCACGAGAAGGAACTGGCTGTTGTGAATCAACACCTTGAGTACTATCGCCGAGGTGGACAGGGAGAGCTTGATCCTTCCTTAGCTGGGCAGTCCTCGATTGTTTGCCAG GCAAGTCCCGAAGAACGCGGGAAAATGAAGGCGATCGATGCTCATCAGATGGTTAACTGTGATTACGGAGATCCTTCTCCGTCAACTGCTGGCACTAGCAAATTAGAATTGTGA
- the LOC116195041 gene encoding LOW QUALITY PROTEIN: peptidyl-prolyl cis-trans isomerase CYP59-like (The sequence of the model RefSeq protein was modified relative to this genomic sequence to represent the inferred CDS: deleted 2 bases in 1 codon; substituted 2 bases at 2 genomic stop codons), with product MSVLIVTSLGDLVVDLHTDECPLTCKNFLKLCKIKYCSGCLFHTVQKDFIAQTGDPTGTGEGGDSVYKFLYGEQARFFTASVEIHPSLRHSKMGTVAMASAGNGXXSSSRFSVHASQFYITLQDDLDYLDGKHTVFGNLAEGRDVLTRINEAYTDEKGRPFTNIRIKHTYILDDPFDDPPRLAELIPDASPEGKPKDEPDSNEVRLEDVWVPLDERLGAAELEKVIRTKEAHSSAVVLESIGDIPDADIKPLYNVLFVCKLNPLTDDEDLHTIFSRFGTVLSAKTIRDYGTGDSLCYAFIEFKTKESCDRAYFRMHNALIDDRRIHVDFSQSVAKLWLWSQHQRKDNLGAKGRGCFSGCGAPDHTSRDRTGGPPTKQQPVKYILSNDNILHGRDDSRYNMVFVEDAPRISPTPPSRITFMGSSPMLATSSWFSAWRKK from the exons ATGTCGGTGCTGATAGTGACGAGCTTGGGAGATCTAGTGGTGGATTTACACACTGATGAGTGCCCCCTAACCTGCAAGAACTTCCTCAAGCTCTGCAAGATCAAGTACTGCAGTGGCTGTCTCTTCCACACGGTCCAGAAGGATTTCATTGCTCAGACTGGTGACCCGACAGGAACTGGTGAAGGCGGCGATTCTGTTTACAAGTTCCTCTATGGGGAGCAAGCTCGGTTCTTTACCGCCTCTGTTGAAATTCACCCCAGTCTGAGGCACTCCAAGATGGGCACGGTTGCGATGGCAAGCGCCGGAAAT GGGTAATAATCTTCTTCACGCTTCTCAGTTCACGCTTCTCAGTTCTACATTACATTGCAGGATGATCTCGATTATCTTGATGGGAAGCATACCGTGTTCGGGAATTTGGCCGAGGGGCGTGACGTTTTGACAAGGATTAATGAAGCTTACACGGATGAGAAGGGCAGGCCATTTACGAATATTAGAATAAAGCACACGTACATATTGGATGACCCTTTCGATGACCCTCCTAGGCTGGCCGAGCTGATTCCCGATGCTTCTCCTGAAGGAAAACCCAAAGATGAGCCTGACAGCAATGAGGTACGACTCGAGGACGTTTGGGTTCCTCTGGATGAACGATTGGGAGCGGCTGAACTGGAGAAGGTTATCCGTACCAAGGAAGCTCATTCCAGTGCAGTTGTTCTCGAGAGCATCGGGGACATTCCTGATGCCGACATAAAGCCTTTGTATAACGTGCTCTTTGTTTGTAAGCTGAATCCTCTTACTGATGATGAGGATTTGCACACCATATTTTCCCGTTTTGGGACAGTATTATCGGCAAAAACCATCCGCGATTACGGTACTGGGGATAGTCTATGCTATGCTTTCATCGAGTTTAAGACCAAGGAGTCTTGTGACCGGGCATATTTTAGGATGCACAATGCCTTGATTGATGATCGGAGGATCCATGTGGACTTCAGTCAGAGCGTTGCAAAACTGTGGTTGTGGTCCCAGCACCAGCGAAAAGATAATCTGGGGGCTAAAGGAAGAGGTTGCTTCTCCGGGTGTGGCGCTCCTGATCACACGTCCAGGGATCGCACCGGTGGCCCCCCCACGAAGCAGCAACCTGTGAAGTACATCCTAAGCAATGATAACATTCTGCACGGTCGAGATGATTCCAGGTACAATATGGTATTTGTTGAGGATGCACCAAGAATTAGTCCGACTCCACCTAGCAGGATAACCTTCATGGGGAGCTCCCCTATGTTGGCGACGTCAAGCTGGTTCTCAGCGTGGCGAAAAAAATGA
- the LOC116193689 gene encoding LOB domain-containing protein 7-like, with protein MNAQRRGRGRGRDQGQGGSQGPRGRAGRHQTCASCRHQRRRCKGDCKPAPYFPLSRYEEYASAHRLFGLGNITKIMNSAAHCERQGAAESILAQGRAWNLDPVHGSTEIIRTLLDQIDRHEKELAVVNQYLEYYRQGGQGELDPSLAGQSSLVCQASLEERGKMKAIDAHQMVNCDYGDPSPSTAVQETSTKPRFASPPDSGVSDIRLPQYSKLLQLDDCKLAVQRAWKLHIADITDLQRKYQNAKSAGAKSKH; from the exons ATGAACGCGCAGAGAAGGGGCAGGGGTCGGGGCCGAGACCAGGGCCAGGGAGGCAGCCAGGGACCCCGTGGCCGGGCTGGCCGCCACCAAACATGTGCCTCATGCAGGCACCAGAGGAGACGATGCAAAGGGGACTGTAAGCCGGCACCATACTTCCCATTGTCTCGGTACGAGGAGTACGCGAGTGCCCACAGGCTTTTTGGCCTTGGCAACATCACTAAGATCATGAACTCCGCAGCCCATTGTGAGAGGCAGGGGGCTGCAGAGTCGATATTAGCTCAAGGCCGGGCCTGGAATTTAGATCCAGTGCACGGCTCCACTGAGATCATCAGGACACTCCTCGACCAGATAGATCGTCACGAGAAGGAACTCGCTGTTGTGAATCAATACCTTGAGTATTATCGCCAAGGTGGACAAGGAGAGCTTGATCCTTCCTTAGCTGGGCAGTCCTCGCTTGTTTGCCAG GCAAGTCTTGAAGAACGCGGGAAAATGAAGGCGATCGATGCTCATCAGATGGTTAACTGTGATTATGGAGATCCTTCTCCGTCAACTGCTG TGCAAGAAACCAGCACTAAACCTAGATTTGCTTCACCACCAGATAGCGGCGTCTCGGACATAAGGCTCCCCCAGTACAGTAAGCTTCTCCAGCTCGATGATTGCAAGTTAGCAGTCCAACGTGCGTGGAAATTGCACATTGCTGACATAACTGATCTTCAGCGCAAATACCAGAATGCCAAATCCGCTGGTGCAAAGTCCAAGCACTGA